A single genomic interval of Bacteroidota bacterium harbors:
- a CDS encoding outer membrane protein transport protein, which translates to MYARQYSTLVLLLLATTVALATNGTRMIGFDARTVGRGGASIGMFDNGALLYTNPAGISFLGNSLLDGNFSLMVPGLDFSNSINAAKGKTNYFPIVNISYINKNETDFTWGAGAFTQGGMGADFTLNHNLFRDQNGNFVQQEYHSKLAVMQGGLSAAYKVTPDFSVGASAHIVYSMLDFKMPYSLSPSVMQGVANPQTGMTFGQMFAAPPQMGGFGYTEVTAAAAMDKLRAFGFSGKVGIAWNANENITLGASYTSPSPLTYKNGKATMDMTYQLNDAFGRAVMGVMQQNPGMTPEQAQQAVMGMFTQLGIDMSKGVVAEYDLETKLKFPQSVGIGGMFRLAGNIRLAFDFEWINWKNAFDEMTLILKNGNNANINRMLGNDGNFEISFPMLWEDSYSARLGFEVDATDVLTLRVGGAFGSNPVPGVTVFPVFPAIVENHVMAGLTYKLSPSFAVNAAYEHAFNYAQTALTPSLLAGEYSGSMSQLKENIFHLSFSWTMP; encoded by the coding sequence ATGTACGCTCGACAATACAGTACTCTCGTTTTGCTTCTTCTGGCTACAACGGTCGCGCTTGCGACAAACGGAACACGGATGATCGGATTCGATGCGCGCACCGTTGGACGCGGCGGTGCAAGCATTGGTATGTTCGATAATGGAGCGCTGCTCTATACGAACCCCGCCGGTATTTCCTTCCTCGGCAACTCGTTGCTGGACGGCAACTTCTCGCTCATGGTGCCCGGCCTCGACTTCTCGAACAGTATCAATGCCGCCAAGGGAAAAACGAACTACTTTCCGATAGTCAACATCTCATACATCAACAAAAATGAGACTGATTTCACTTGGGGGGCAGGGGCTTTTACACAGGGCGGGATGGGTGCCGATTTCACTCTCAACCACAATCTCTTCAGAGATCAGAACGGCAACTTCGTTCAACAGGAATATCATTCAAAACTCGCGGTGATGCAAGGTGGGCTCAGCGCGGCGTACAAGGTGACACCGGACTTTTCCGTTGGAGCAAGCGCCCATATCGTGTACAGCATGCTTGATTTCAAGATGCCCTACAGTTTGTCTCCCTCTGTTATGCAAGGAGTTGCAAACCCGCAAACGGGAATGACATTCGGGCAGATGTTTGCCGCTCCGCCGCAGATGGGTGGATTCGGATACACGGAGGTAACGGCCGCTGCTGCAATGGACAAGTTACGTGCGTTCGGCTTTTCCGGCAAAGTCGGCATTGCATGGAACGCAAATGAAAACATCACGCTGGGAGCAAGCTACACCTCGCCGTCACCTCTGACGTACAAGAACGGAAAGGCGACGATGGATATGACCTATCAGCTCAACGATGCATTCGGAAGGGCAGTGATGGGCGTGATGCAACAAAACCCCGGCATGACACCGGAGCAGGCACAGCAAGCTGTTATGGGAATGTTCACACAGCTCGGCATCGACATGTCCAAAGGCGTTGTGGCGGAGTATGATCTTGAGACAAAGCTGAAGTTTCCGCAATCCGTTGGCATAGGGGGAATGTTCAGGCTGGCCGGGAATATCCGTCTCGCGTTTGATTTTGAGTGGATTAATTGGAAGAATGCGTTTGATGAAATGACCTTGATATTGAAGAACGGAAACAACGCAAACATCAACCGCATGTTGGGCAATGACGGCAATTTCGAAATCAGCTTCCCGATGCTGTGGGAAGATTCATACTCGGCACGGCTCGGATTTGAAGTGGATGCAACAGACGTTTTGACTCTTCGGGTGGGAGGGGCCTTCGGTTCAAATCCGGTACCGGGTGTAACCGTGTTTCCGGTGTTTCCCGCTATTGTCGAGAACCATGTCATGGCTGGTCTAACGTATAAGCTTTCGCCGTCGTTTGCCGTGAATGCAGCGTACGAACACGCGTTCAACTATGCTCAGACTGCGCTCACGCCCAGTCTGCTTGCCGGCGAGTACAGCGGCAGCATGAGTCAGCTGAAAGAAAATATCTTCCACCTTTCCTTCTCGTGGACGATGCCGTAG
- a CDS encoding molybdenum cofactor guanylyltransferase — MIRETALVGCVLAGGKSTRMGSDKALLKFGSVTLIERSVAVLKSVFPSVVISSDRVAELDFPGIPVLPDIRKDCGPLGGIHAALTHTKADCLFVLACDMPFVSPDLIRYLISSDPDADAVVPSSGGRVHPLCGLYSRNGLPAIERALERGSYKLQDVLGELKTAFVPITSDLPFYRSYLLDNLNSVEDVERARDSGEV, encoded by the coding sequence ATGATTCGAGAGACGGCTCTTGTCGGCTGCGTTCTTGCTGGAGGGAAAAGCACAAGAATGGGCAGCGACAAAGCTTTGTTGAAGTTCGGAAGTGTTACGTTGATTGAACGCTCTGTGGCGGTCCTGAAAAGCGTGTTCCCTTCTGTCGTCATTTCATCCGACCGCGTTGCGGAGCTTGATTTCCCCGGCATACCTGTTCTTCCAGATATCAGAAAGGATTGCGGCCCCCTTGGCGGAATCCATGCCGCGTTGACGCACACAAAGGCCGATTGCCTGTTTGTGTTAGCCTGTGATATGCCGTTCGTCTCGCCGGACTTGATACGCTATCTCATCTCCTCGGATCCCGATGCCGATGCTGTTGTTCCGTCATCAGGTGGAAGGGTGCATCCTTTGTGCGGGCTGTACTCACGCAACGGATTACCTGCCATCGAGCGGGCACTGGAACGCGGGAGCTACAAACTTCAGGATGTGTTGGGAGAACTGAAGACTGCGTTCGTTCCGATAACCTCCGATCTTCCGTTCTACAGGTCGTACCTGCTCGACAACCTGAATAGCGTCGAAGATGTTGAGCGTGCCCGGGACTCCGGAGAAGTGTGA
- a CDS encoding carboxymuconolactone decarboxylase family protein has translation MSKQAIPKRFLDFTAKYPEVAEAYERLGKKVHSAGPLTDKERALVKFAISIGARLEGGAHSHARKALAAGVKKEELYHVALLAMQTIGFPSSMAAMSWTDDVVKGKKKKR, from the coding sequence ATGTCAAAACAAGCAATCCCCAAACGCTTTCTTGATTTCACGGCGAAGTACCCCGAAGTTGCCGAAGCGTACGAACGTCTCGGCAAAAAAGTCCACAGCGCAGGGCCGCTGACGGACAAGGAACGTGCGTTGGTCAAATTCGCCATCTCCATCGGAGCTCGGCTTGAAGGCGGCGCACATTCTCATGCACGAAAAGCGCTGGCGGCGGGAGTCAAGAAAGAGGAATTGTATCACGTTGCATTGCTTGCCATGCAAACCATCGGCTTCCCGTCGTCCATGGCGGCGATGAGCTGGACTGACGATGTGGTGAAAGGCAAGAAGAAGAAGAGATGA
- a CDS encoding rhodanese-like domain-containing protein yields the protein MKAIFSHLSFNQKLAIVAGVLGFLAIFAGSPYTSNTATMNVKELALLVEKEVDHVTVDELADWIIQGKADYRLMDLRNEKEFNEYHIPTAENIPVGSLIDAGLTRNEKIILYSEGGIHSAQAWFLLKAKQYKAVYMLRDGLAEWKDRILFPSLAENASAEEKAAFEKRKAVSMFFGGSPQTGTGRAQATPQLAMPKLEMPAGSAAPAGTAKKKKKEGC from the coding sequence ATGAAAGCCATCTTCTCACATCTCTCATTCAATCAAAAGCTTGCTATTGTTGCAGGTGTTCTGGGATTTCTTGCTATCTTCGCGGGAAGTCCTTACACAAGCAACACAGCAACAATGAACGTGAAGGAACTTGCCCTCCTTGTCGAGAAGGAAGTTGACCATGTGACCGTTGATGAGCTTGCCGATTGGATTATTCAGGGCAAAGCCGATTACCGTCTCATGGACTTGCGTAACGAAAAGGAATTCAACGAGTATCACATTCCGACTGCAGAAAACATTCCAGTCGGGTCGTTGATAGATGCCGGATTGACGCGGAATGAAAAAATCATACTCTACTCTGAAGGGGGCATTCATTCCGCGCAAGCGTGGTTCCTGCTGAAAGCAAAGCAATACAAAGCGGTGTACATGTTACGCGATGGGTTGGCCGAATGGAAAGACCGGATTCTCTTTCCTTCTCTTGCAGAAAATGCATCGGCGGAAGAGAAAGCTGCTTTTGAAAAGCGGAAAGCCGTAAGCATGTTTTTTGGCGGCTCACCGCAGACAGGAACGGGCAGAGCACAAGCAACGCCCCAGCTTGCGATGCCGAAGTTGGAGATGCCGGCTGGTTCGGCTGCGCCCGCAGGCACAGCGAAGAAAAAGAAGAAGGAGGGGTGTTAA
- a CDS encoding YeeE/YedE family protein, producing MNAPYFKFGYFGDEISLIVAFAIGIGFGFFLERAGFGSGRKLAAQFYLYDMTVFKVMFTAIVTAMVGLFWLSVFGIVDLSLVYVSPTYLVPQVVGGLILGVGFVVGGYCPGTSCVGVATGKYDAMIYLLGIIAGIFVFGEMFPLLEGFYKSTAMDIVTLPELFGMSYGLLVFLVVVMALGGFAGAEWVEKKFRKGAAQ from the coding sequence ATGAACGCACCGTATTTCAAATTCGGATACTTCGGCGATGAAATCAGCCTCATCGTTGCATTCGCCATCGGCATCGGCTTCGGATTCTTTCTCGAACGCGCAGGCTTCGGCAGCGGACGCAAGCTCGCTGCGCAATTCTATCTCTACGACATGACAGTCTTCAAAGTCATGTTCACCGCTATCGTCACGGCAATGGTCGGATTGTTCTGGCTCTCGGTGTTCGGCATCGTCGATCTCTCGCTTGTATACGTCAGCCCGACGTATCTCGTGCCGCAAGTAGTCGGCGGACTCATCCTCGGCGTCGGATTCGTCGTTGGCGGATATTGCCCCGGAACATCGTGTGTTGGAGTCGCGACGGGCAAGTACGACGCGATGATCTATCTGCTCGGTATCATCGCAGGCATCTTTGTTTTTGGCGAGATGTTTCCGTTGCTCGAGGGCTTTTACAAATCCACAGCAATGGACATCGTGACATTGCCGGAGTTGTTCGGCATGTCATACGGGTTGTTGGTGTTTCTTGTGGTGGTGATGGCGTTGGGCGGATTTGCCGGAGCGGAATGGGTGGAGAAGAAATTCAGAAAAGGAGCCGCGCAATGA
- a CDS encoding YeeE/YedE family protein, whose amino-acid sequence MTTLAKTVSPEDVAAQSVAKADRKAQPYWNPYLAGVGLGLVLLAAFVIMGRGLGASGAFTSLVSVGVNAVAPEHAQSNTFFSEYLGDATHHPLKDWLVFEVIGVIVGGFISGSLAHRIKGTVEKGPRISTRGRMVFALLGGILMGFGAKLARGCTSGQALTGGALLGVGSWAFMLAVFAGGYAVAYFFRRQWT is encoded by the coding sequence ATGACAACATTAGCAAAAACAGTTTCACCGGAAGATGTTGCTGCGCAGTCGGTGGCAAAAGCTGACCGCAAGGCTCAACCGTACTGGAATCCGTACCTCGCGGGAGTTGGCTTGGGCCTCGTGCTTCTCGCAGCGTTCGTCATCATGGGACGCGGGCTTGGCGCTTCGGGAGCCTTTACATCGTTGGTTTCGGTTGGCGTCAATGCCGTTGCCCCTGAGCACGCACAATCCAACACGTTCTTTTCGGAATACCTTGGTGATGCAACACACCATCCATTGAAGGACTGGCTGGTGTTTGAAGTCATCGGTGTGATCGTTGGCGGATTCATATCCGGTTCACTTGCACATCGAATCAAAGGCACGGTTGAGAAAGGTCCGCGCATTTCCACCCGCGGCCGCATGGTGTTTGCCTTGCTTGGCGGTATTCTGATGGGCTTCGGAGCAAAACTCGCCCGCGGTTGCACCAGCGGTCAAGCGCTCACGGGCGGCGCATTGTTGGGCGTCGGAAGTTGGGCATTCATGCTTGCGGTGTTTGCAGGCGGCTACGCGGTTGCATATTTCTTCAGGAGGCAATGGACATGA
- the nrfD gene encoding polysulfide reductase NrfD, with the protein MHELTTTRTNPQIDPSLHIWGWEIPVYLFLGGLVAGIMIISGYFIFKGRYKHSYFSCFWLPHISLVLLSAGMFALFLDLEHKLYVWRLFTTFKIASPMSWGSWILILVYPTLLASTLTRVPPAFQNRIKLFDKISAFINERPALVKNIGVLSMIVGAILGMYTGVLLSALGARPLWNSSILWVLFLTSGLSAAAAFVHLITDDKYERELLAKADNGFLILELFIFAQFIIGLLSSTQAHQNAAQLILSGSYAAVFWVFVIGIGIIIPLIIQLLAVNHKVQHTPVAPIMVIAGGLILRFVIVYAGQYSHWTIAGL; encoded by the coding sequence ATGCACGAACTCACAACAACACGAACGAATCCGCAGATTGACCCTTCGTTGCACATTTGGGGCTGGGAGATTCCGGTGTATTTGTTTCTCGGCGGCCTCGTGGCCGGAATCATGATCATATCCGGCTATTTTATTTTCAAAGGAAGATACAAGCACAGCTACTTTTCCTGCTTCTGGTTGCCGCATATCAGTCTGGTGCTGCTCAGCGCCGGCATGTTTGCGCTTTTCCTCGACCTCGAACATAAACTGTACGTCTGGCGACTCTTCACAACGTTTAAGATTGCCTCGCCGATGTCGTGGGGTTCGTGGATTCTCATTCTCGTTTACCCGACACTGCTCGCTAGTACGCTGACGCGGGTTCCGCCGGCATTTCAAAACCGCATTAAACTCTTCGACAAGATCTCGGCATTTATCAACGAACGTCCGGCTCTTGTGAAGAACATCGGCGTGCTCAGCATGATTGTCGGCGCAATTCTCGGCATGTACACCGGCGTGTTGCTGAGCGCCCTCGGGGCTCGGCCTCTCTGGAACAGCTCGATTCTCTGGGTTCTCTTTCTGACGTCGGGACTTTCCGCTGCGGCTGCATTCGTTCACCTCATCACCGACGACAAGTACGAACGTGAACTTCTTGCCAAAGCGGACAACGGTTTTCTGATTCTTGAGTTATTCATATTTGCCCAGTTCATCATCGGGTTGCTCAGCTCTACACAAGCGCATCAGAATGCAGCGCAATTGATTCTCAGCGGATCGTATGCCGCAGTGTTTTGGGTATTTGTGATAGGAATCGGAATTATCATTCCTCTCATCATTCAGTTGTTGGCGGTAAATCATAAAGTACAACACACTCCCGTTGCACCAATAATGGTCATCGCGGGGGGATTGATTCTCAGGTTTGTCATCGTTTATGCCGGGCAATACAGTCATTGGACGATTGCCGGGTTGTAG
- a CDS encoding 4Fe-4S dicluster domain-containing protein — protein sequence MARFGMVIDTKKCVGCMDCVVACKTENNVPEGYNKDWIVQDTKGTFPTLTTEIRSERCNHCDNPPCVSCCPTGASHVHELGKVVLVTKNECIGCKACVASCPYDARFIHPDGYADKCTFCIHRVEKGLDPACVSVCPTHCMYFGDLDDPNSQVSRLLASRRNHSLMPEAGTQPRIFYLT from the coding sequence ATGGCACGATTCGGAATGGTGATTGATACGAAGAAATGCGTCGGATGCATGGATTGCGTTGTTGCCTGCAAGACGGAGAACAACGTTCCCGAAGGCTACAACAAAGATTGGATTGTGCAGGATACAAAAGGAACGTTCCCGACATTGACAACTGAAATTCGGTCGGAGCGCTGCAACCATTGCGACAATCCGCCGTGCGTTTCTTGCTGCCCGACCGGCGCAAGTCATGTTCATGAGTTGGGCAAGGTGGTGTTGGTAACGAAGAACGAGTGCATCGGCTGCAAGGCGTGTGTTGCGTCGTGCCCTTACGATGCGCGGTTTATTCACCCCGACGGCTACGCGGACAAATGCACCTTCTGCATTCATCGCGTTGAAAAGGGGCTTGACCCTGCGTGTGTTTCCGTCTGCCCGACACACTGCATGTATTTCGGCGACCTTGACGATCCGAACAGTCAGGTGAGCCGGCTTCTCGCATCGCGCAGGAATCATTCGCTGATGCCTGAAGCGGGGACGCAACCGAGGATTTTCTATTTGACATAG
- a CDS encoding molybdopterin-dependent oxidoreductase: protein MNSLSRRRFLKISGATIGVAAAGTAVLKGTQLLNRKKPAADVETIPTYCDICFWKCGAIAHVKDGQLWKVEGNPNDPLSNGRLCPRGTGGVGAHYDPDRLKVPLIRKSNRGKEEWVEVTWDEAFMYIAEKMQKIKAQHGPESVALFSHGIGGNFFKHTLKAFGTPNISAPSFAQCRGPRDVGFRLTFGEDVSSPERTDIKNARCLVLIGSHLGENMHNTQVQEFAEAIENGASIIVVDPRFSVAASKAKHYLPIKPGTDLALLLAWMNVIVNERLYDVEYVQKYGFGFDQFAASLQQYTPEWAYPESGIEPEVIRETAREMARFKPATLVHPGRHVTWYGDDAQRSRAIALLNALLGSWGRKGGFYTPVSMDVPAYPYPPYPKSEKGKVDNPDHKYPFAHETITTGIREATITGKPYPVKGWFVYATNLLHALPNEEETIKAIQNLDLLVVIDVIPSEIAGWADVVLPESVYLERFDDLNVEWFREPFVALRQPVVESPHDQKPNWWMAKKLAEKLGLGHYYPWNDIEEYFEYRLKAAGLSYSELKQKGIIRGSNQPIYFDEGVPAEFPTPSGKIEFYSLQLQQAGFDPVPKYTRPASGPPGYLRLLYGRAPVHSFSRTQSNRVLMDMMSENEIWINAAVAERFGVKSGDYVRLKNQDGVVSNKIKVKATERIRPDCAYMVHGFGHNAKGLKFAYGKGASDAQLLTRYVTDPLMGGTASNMNFVTIESEVA from the coding sequence ATGAACTCTCTATCACGACGAAGATTTTTGAAGATAAGCGGGGCAACCATCGGTGTTGCAGCCGCAGGCACAGCGGTGTTAAAAGGTACGCAGCTTCTGAACAGGAAGAAGCCGGCCGCTGACGTTGAAACGATTCCTACTTATTGCGATATCTGCTTCTGGAAATGCGGCGCGATTGCCCATGTGAAGGACGGGCAGTTGTGGAAGGTGGAAGGAAACCCGAACGATCCGCTGAGTAACGGCAGGCTATGTCCCCGCGGCACCGGAGGCGTTGGAGCGCATTACGATCCCGATCGCTTGAAGGTGCCCCTCATCCGCAAAAGCAATCGCGGCAAAGAAGAGTGGGTTGAAGTGACGTGGGATGAAGCTTTCATGTACATTGCAGAGAAGATGCAGAAGATCAAAGCCCAACACGGCCCCGAATCTGTTGCTTTGTTCAGTCACGGCATCGGCGGGAATTTCTTCAAGCATACACTCAAAGCCTTCGGTACGCCGAACATCTCGGCGCCGTCGTTTGCCCAATGCCGCGGCCCGCGTGACGTCGGGTTCCGCTTGACGTTCGGTGAAGATGTCAGCTCGCCGGAACGAACGGACATCAAGAATGCAAGATGTCTTGTTCTCATCGGCAGTCATTTGGGTGAAAACATGCACAACACACAGGTGCAGGAGTTTGCCGAGGCAATCGAAAACGGCGCGAGCATTATCGTGGTTGATCCGCGTTTTTCCGTCGCGGCAAGCAAGGCAAAACATTATCTTCCCATCAAACCCGGAACTGACCTCGCGCTTCTGCTGGCGTGGATGAATGTCATCGTCAACGAAAGATTGTACGACGTTGAATATGTTCAGAAGTATGGTTTTGGATTCGATCAGTTTGCTGCATCACTCCAACAGTACACACCCGAATGGGCGTATCCCGAATCGGGCATCGAGCCCGAGGTGATTCGTGAAACTGCGCGTGAGATGGCGCGCTTCAAACCTGCGACTCTTGTGCATCCGGGCAGGCACGTTACCTGGTACGGCGACGATGCGCAGCGGAGCCGGGCGATTGCATTGCTCAACGCGCTGCTGGGCAGTTGGGGACGGAAAGGCGGGTTCTACACTCCTGTGAGTATGGATGTACCTGCGTATCCGTATCCCCCATATCCCAAATCCGAAAAAGGGAAGGTGGACAATCCCGACCACAAGTATCCGTTCGCTCACGAGACGATTACCACCGGCATTCGCGAAGCGACGATTACCGGCAAGCCGTATCCTGTGAAGGGATGGTTTGTGTACGCAACGAATCTCCTGCACGCTCTGCCGAATGAAGAAGAAACAATCAAAGCGATCCAGAATCTCGATCTGCTCGTTGTGATTGACGTGATTCCGAGTGAGATTGCCGGCTGGGCTGATGTCGTGTTGCCGGAATCGGTGTACCTCGAACGCTTTGATGACTTGAATGTGGAGTGGTTCCGCGAGCCGTTCGTTGCGTTGCGTCAGCCGGTTGTCGAATCCCCTCACGACCAAAAACCGAACTGGTGGATGGCAAAGAAACTTGCCGAGAAGCTCGGGCTTGGGCATTACTATCCGTGGAACGATATCGAAGAGTACTTTGAATATCGCCTGAAAGCTGCCGGCCTGAGCTATAGTGAATTGAAGCAGAAGGGGATTATCCGCGGATCAAACCAGCCGATCTACTTTGATGAAGGAGTACCGGCCGAGTTCCCGACGCCTTCCGGCAAGATTGAATTCTATTCACTCCAACTTCAACAAGCCGGATTCGATCCGGTGCCGAAGTACACGCGTCCTGCAAGCGGCCCGCCCGGATATCTCCGCTTGTTATATGGCCGGGCTCCGGTTCATTCCTTCAGCCGTACGCAATCGAATCGCGTGCTGATGGATATGATGAGCGAGAATGAAATCTGGATCAACGCCGCCGTCGCTGAGCGGTTCGGCGTGAAGAGCGGCGACTATGTTCGTCTGAAGAATCAAGACGGCGTCGTCAGCAACAAAATCAAAGTGAAGGCAACAGAACGGATTCGTCCTGACTGCGCGTACATGGTGCACGGCTTCGGACACAATGCCAAAGGCTTGAAGTTTGCGTACGGCAAGGGGGCAAGCGACGCGCAACTTCTGACACGATACGTCACCGATCCGCTTATGGGGGGCACGGCATCGAACATGAACTTTGTCACCATTGAAAGCGAGGTGGCATAG
- a CDS encoding MerR family transcriptional regulator — protein sequence MATAGPFVTSTLYTIGEAADILGISIPTIRMYEREGLIIPYRKRSKHRRFSQNDVERIRCIRTMINHDKVSIAGIRRLLSLIPCWKILNCPPDEREQCAAFHQHDKPCWMVSGKSWECRSADCRECSVYTEVASCSAIKQAIVTHTLGIEVAPAE from the coding sequence ATGGCCACGGCCGGGCCGTTCGTTACATCAACGCTGTACACAATCGGTGAAGCGGCGGATATCCTCGGCATCTCCATTCCAACCATTCGCATGTATGAACGGGAGGGATTGATTATTCCTTACCGGAAACGTTCGAAGCATCGCCGGTTCTCGCAAAATGACGTTGAACGCATCCGTTGCATCCGGACAATGATCAACCATGACAAAGTGAGCATAGCGGGCATTCGCCGGCTGCTTTCGCTTATTCCGTGCTGGAAGATTCTCAATTGTCCCCCCGATGAACGGGAACAATGCGCTGCATTTCATCAGCACGACAAGCCATGTTGGATGGTTTCAGGCAAATCCTGGGAATGCAGGAGTGCCGATTGCAGGGAATGTTCCGTGTACACCGAAGTGGCAAGCTGCTCTGCGATTAAACAGGCAATTGTAACGCACACACTCGGCATCGAGGTTGCACCCGCAGAATGA
- the wecB gene encoding UDP-N-acetylglucosamine 2-epimerase (non-hydrolyzing), which produces MTRKTIAVIFGTRPDTIKLAPVIQALQRESSRFRVVKIATAQHRSMLDQVLDVFKISPDYDLNIMQEKQALSALTAKTLQALGNVLDEVQPDMVLVQGDTSTTFAGSLAAFYRQISIGHVEAGLRTNDKLHPFPEEMNRRLTSSLADLHFAPTETAKKALIREGINRSHIFVTGNTVLDALQLSVRESFRFTVPALNEIVKQRKKIVLVTMHRRENWGTPMLGACRAIRRLAEMNDGISIVFPVHLNPAVQEVVGATLTGLRNVHLVKPLGYLDFVNLMAQSYFIITDSGGIQEEAPALGKPVLVLRTVTERPEAVQFGTSKLVGLDAEKIIRAGARLLNNKGAYQHMATAVNPYGDGKAAQRTVAILKNYFGFTKSVVREFRPPTAHSQG; this is translated from the coding sequence ATGACCAGAAAAACCATCGCCGTCATTTTCGGCACCCGCCCCGATACAATCAAGCTTGCCCCTGTGATTCAAGCGTTGCAACGGGAATCCTCCCGATTCCGTGTTGTAAAGATAGCCACGGCGCAGCATCGCAGCATGCTCGACCAGGTGCTTGATGTATTCAAGATCAGCCCTGATTATGATCTCAACATCATGCAAGAGAAACAGGCGCTTTCGGCGTTAACGGCGAAAACCCTTCAAGCCCTCGGCAATGTACTGGATGAAGTGCAACCGGATATGGTGCTTGTGCAGGGCGACACATCTACGACCTTTGCTGGAAGCCTCGCCGCGTTCTACCGGCAGATTTCGATCGGACACGTCGAGGCCGGGCTCCGCACGAATGACAAACTGCATCCGTTTCCCGAGGAGATGAACCGCAGACTTACCTCTTCGCTTGCCGACCTGCACTTCGCTCCAACAGAAACAGCGAAGAAAGCGCTGATCCGCGAAGGCATCAATCGTTCACACATTTTTGTTACCGGCAACACTGTGTTAGATGCGCTGCAACTGTCGGTCCGCGAGAGTTTCCGGTTCACTGTGCCGGCCTTGAATGAAATTGTGAAGCAACGGAAGAAGATTGTACTGGTGACCATGCACAGACGCGAAAACTGGGGAACTCCGATGCTGGGGGCATGCCGGGCAATCAGAAGGCTGGCGGAAATGAACGACGGCATCAGTATCGTTTTCCCGGTTCACCTCAATCCCGCAGTTCAGGAAGTCGTTGGGGCAACACTTACGGGTCTGCGAAACGTCCACCTCGTCAAACCGCTCGGCTACCTTGATTTTGTGAATCTGATGGCACAGTCGTATTTCATCATCACAGATTCAGGCGGCATTCAAGAGGAAGCCCCCGCACTCGGAAAACCAGTCCTTGTTTTGAGAACGGTAACTGAACGCCCGGAAGCAGTACAATTTGGAACGTCGAAGTTGGTTGGATTGGATGCAGAAAAGATCATCAGGGCAGGCGCCCGGCTGCTCAACAACAAAGGCGCTTACCAACACATGGCAACCGCGGTCAATCCGTACGGCGATGGGAAGGCCGCACAGAGAACGGTTGCCATTCTGAAGAACTATTTCGGATTTACGAAATCGGTTGTTAGAGAATTCCGTCCGCCAACCGCACACTCGCAAGGTTAG
- a CDS encoding OsmC family protein, whose protein sequence is MAKKKAIVKQLQGITLAAKGDSAHWVMMDGGPTFGGSEGASSPKELLMFALGGCTAMDVIPILKKKRVPLEGFEVHVTGNAREEHPQVFTDIHLEYVFYGEEINPADVERAIELSTTKYCSVSAMLSQAVKLTHSYRIESSKTTALQVEVAAN, encoded by the coding sequence ATGGCAAAGAAGAAAGCAATAGTCAAACAACTTCAGGGCATAACGCTTGCAGCAAAAGGGGATTCGGCACACTGGGTGATGATGGACGGCGGACCGACATTTGGCGGAAGCGAAGGAGCATCATCGCCGAAGGAACTGCTGATGTTTGCGCTTGGCGGCTGCACGGCTATGGATGTGATTCCCATTCTGAAGAAGAAGCGAGTGCCGTTGGAAGGGTTTGAAGTTCACGTTACAGGCAACGCACGGGAGGAACACCCCCAGGTGTTTACCGATATTCACCTTGAGTATGTGTTCTACGGAGAAGAAATCAATCCTGCGGACGTTGAGCGAGCCATCGAGCTTTCAACAACGAAGTACTGCTCTGTTTCGGCCATGCTCAGTCAGGCCGTGAAGCTGACACATTCGTACAGGATCGAATCGTCGAAGACGACTGCATTGCAAGTCGAAGTTGCAGCGAACTGA